In Tachysurus fulvidraco isolate hzauxx_2018 chromosome 25, HZAU_PFXX_2.0, whole genome shotgun sequence, the following proteins share a genomic window:
- the LOC113649742 gene encoding protein rapunzel-like, whose product MADKGQIKQTAAIVLGCLESVSSFAATFNPLFGIITTLVGAARKGLVDDDTSKLDKDFQQIHEKLEGISEQNKQLLDQIHTAEITINYGNLEKNIEHQYRSFKNMVENIREVPEKSEHYREEFKKIYRKQKGHQNLNRYYDAIMEDGGPFGKPLLKFYLEHFKKNKKDLETTCSHLAYIFHIGLIALMAYYVVTEDNEDEFRDEWGQKVFNIQTKMQEVLNECN is encoded by the coding sequence ATGGCAGACAAGGGGCAAATCAAACAGACAGCAGCCATAGTGCTGGGTTGCTTGGAGAGTGTGTCTTCATTTGCCGCCACCTTCAACCCTCTGTTTGGCATCATCACCACACTGGTTGGTGCAGCGAGGAAAGGCCTGGTGGATGATGACACAAGCAAGCTGGACAAGGACTTCCAGCAAATTCATGAGAAGTTGGAGGGCATCTCTGAGCagaacaagcagctgctggACCAGATCCACACTGCTGAGATTACCATAAACTATGGTAATTTGGAAAAGAACATCGAGCACCAGTATCGAAGCTTCAAGAACATGGTGGAAAACATCAGGGAAGTCCCTGAAAAAAGTGAGCATTATAGAGAGGAATTCAAGAAAATCTATAGAAAACAAAAAGGCCACCAGAATTTGAACAGGTACTATGATGCCATCATGGAAGACGGGGGACCTTTTGGGAAGCCGCTACTGAAATTTTATCTAGAGCATttcaagaagaacaagaaggatTTGGAGACAACATGCTCTCATCTGGCCTACATCTTCCACATCGGCCTCATAGCACTGATGGCCTACTATGTGGTTACTGAGGATAATGAGGATGAGTTCAGGGATGAATGGGGCCAAAAGGTCTTTAACATTCAGACCAAGATGCAAGAAGTCCTGAATGAGTGTAACTAG
- the LOC113649736 gene encoding uncharacterized protein LOC113649736: MSFVTDWIMENSDKIEKGVEILGKGCEILAATVGQFNPILEAVFKFSAKLLSNPESKEAKYLGEQFVKVNQKLEKIQGEIKNIELVIQRSSVNTQNFKFQANIISQYEYFKYIFTAKPEFKKLKRDEFLIYFEEFEGEKNLECLYDAIMKESMLDIIVKTEQRSRRAVEEFCASLKKLFVVGIISLMGYAALKDDTVDEKMQKKWLDRMEDVEKRMKAAVDECVNNFAKQAKSDIDEMLRGKQSSVNPEFTKFLLEALVEKYYWVSWSVRVFNTDDCKLVKFLFGKKHHINDGVDNYFEHLCGNKIRVVVSFTADPKPLDKNQIKDQIEKEKGGVESMAESLSRSFPNCLVHAINRCTNVKEDNNFEPENFYYNSHKKAHICIHSE; encoded by the coding sequence ATGAGTTTTGTGACAGACTGGATCATGGAGAACAGCGACAAGATCGAAAAGGGAGTAGAGATACTAGGCAAAGGCTGTGAGATCCTTGCAGCCACTGTAGGCCAGTTCAATCCCATTCTGGAGGCAGTATTTAAGTTCTCCGCTAAGCTCCTTAGCAACCCAGAGAGCAAAGAGGCTAAGTATCTTGGTGAGCAGTTTGTGAAGGTTAACCAGAAGCTGGAAAAGATCCAGGGTGAGATTAAAAATATAGAGCTGGTGATACAGCGATCATCTGTGAACACCCAGAACTTCAAATTCCAAGCAAACATAATCAGTCagtatgaatattttaaatatattttcacaGCCAAACCTGAGTTTAAGAAACTGAAGCGAGATGAGTTCCTCATCTACTTTGAGGAATTTGAGGGAGAAAAGAATCTTGAATGCTTATATGATGCTATCATGAAAGAGTCTATGCTGGACATTATAGTGAAAACTGAGCAGCGGAGCAGGAGGGCAGTGGAGGAATTCTGTGCTAGCCTGAAGAAGCTGTTTGTGGTTGGGATCATCTCACTGATGGGCTACGCTGCACTAAAGGATGACACTGTGGATGAGAAAATGCAGAAGAAATGGCTTGACCGCATGGAGGACGTGGAGAAGCGCATGAAGGCAGCagtggatgagtgtgtgaacaACTTTGCTAAGCAAGCCAAGTCTGATATAGATGAGATGCTCCGGGGGAAGCAGAGCAGTGTCAACCCTGAGTTTACTAAATTCCTACTGGAGGCACTTGTGGAGAAGTATTACTGGGTCTCCTGGTCAGTCCGGGTGTTTAACACTGATGATTGCAAACTTGTGAAGTTTCTGTTTGGGAAGAAGCACCATATAAATGATGGAGTTGACaattattttgaacatttgtGTGGTAATAAAATAAGGGTGGTGGTGTCTTTCACTGCAGACCCTAAACCACTCGACAAGAACCAGATAAAGGAtcaaatagagaaagagaagggtGGTGTGGAGTCTATGGCTGAGTCACTGAGCCGTAGTTTTCCCAACTGCCTTGTCCATGCCATCAATCGCTGTACAAACGTGAAGGAAGACAATAATTTTGAGCCTGAGAACTTTTATTATAATTCTCACAAAAAAGCACACATCTGTATCCACTCTGAATAA